A stretch of the Aphis gossypii isolate Hap1 chromosome 2, ASM2018417v2, whole genome shotgun sequence genome encodes the following:
- the LOC114121887 gene encoding putative phospholipase B-like 2, translating into MLSIRCILLSLLSVWALQCSALIKNQTLVAVKKDNNRITIQPKLYIVKPKEIIIAKAKYVDRINSTGWGYLEIRTSQKARDEDQAYGAGYLEGTLTADLIYSHWFNTAKDYCTDRSEVCEQLKDYMTTNKDWIKSKSNESDPYWYQIGLYYKQLDGLYDGYMRGKSPDTPDLTWDDLYWLNALDDLGDLSIALDPSESRHRVPGNGSCSALIKLLPGNKDMLVSHVTWSGYETMLRIQKRYSLRYRKSKTSDKLIRGFDMSFSSFPGGIQSGDDFYLISSGLTTMETTIENYNNSLWSNVKPVGQILEFVRAMVANRLATNPTDWVDIFKLHNSGTYNNQWMIVNYAAFQPGSPLPSRDVLHVLEQMPGHVMHDDFTGHLINQTYWASYNVPYFPFIFNISGNNDMEQRYGLWFSYSDSPRARIFARDHTKIHCSNCMLHLMRSNNFTQDPESRCNCSPPYSAENAISARNDLNPANGTYPIEALGHRSHGATDVKVTSSQLFQQLQFKAVSGPTQGSNNSLGPFCWSKSDFNDKVSHLGQPDCFNFKPVLHQWSL; encoded by the exons ATGTTGTCAATAAGATGTATACTTCTCTCATTGTTGTCCGTTTGGGCGTTACAATGTTcagctttaataaaaaaccaaacaCTGGTAGCGGTGAAAAAGGACAACAATCGAATAACTATTCAGCCTAAACTCTATATCGTTAAGCCCAAAGAGATAATTATCGCCAAAGCTAAATATGTAGACAGGATCAACAGTACTGG ATGGGGTTATTTAGAGATTAGGACTTCACAAAAAGCTAGAGACGAAGATCAAGCTTATGGTGCCGGGTATTTGGAAGGAACGTTAACCGCTGATCTCATATATAGCCATTGGTTTAACACAGCTAAAGACTATTGCACCGACCGTTCGGAGGTCTGTGAACAATTAAAAGATTACATGACGACCAATAAAGACTGGATTAAATCGAAATCAAATGAGTCCGACCCATACTGGTACCAG atcggACTGTATTACAAACAACTTGATGGGTTGTACGACGGATACATGCGAGGCAAGTCACCCGATACGCCCGACTTGACTTGGGATGATTTATA CTGGTTAAACGCTCTCGACGATTTGGGCGACTTATCTATTGCTCTAGATCCATCAGAATCTAGGCACCGTGTCCCTGGAAATGGATCATGTTCGGCCCTTATCAAACTGCTGCCAGGAAACAAAGACATGCTTGTATCGCATGTGACGTGGAGCGG ATACGAAACAATGTTGAGAATACAGAAAAGGTATAGTCTGCGTTATAGGAAGAGCAAAACGTCCGACAAACTAATACGTGGGTTCGACATGTCGTTCAGTTCGTTCCCGGGTGGTATTCAATCCGGAGATGATTTTTACCTGATATCTTCTGGTTTGACCACTATGGAGACTACTAtcgaaaattataacaattccTTGTGGTCTAACGTGAAACCGGTCGGTCag ATTTTGGAATTTGTGCGCGCAATGGTCGCGAACCGCCTGGCTACCAATCCAACTGACTGGGTGGACATATTCAAGCTCCACAATAGCGGCACGTACAACAATCAGTGGATGATCGTCAACTACGCTGCCTTCCAACCGGGAAGTCCGTTGCCGTCCAGAGATGTACTTCACGTCCTCGAGCAGATGCCCGGTCATGTGATGCACGATGATTTCACCGGCCATTTAATCAATCAGACGTATTGGGCAAGCTATAATGTGCCATATTTTCCTTTTATATTCAACATTAGTGGAAACAACGATATGGAACAACGTTACGGCTtgtg GTTCTCATACTCGGACTCGCCTCGGGCTCGTATTTTTGCCAGAGATCACACAAAGATTCATTGTAGCAATTGTATGTTGCATCTGATGCGATCCAATAATTTTACACAAGATCCAGAATCCCGGTGCAACTGCAGTCCACCATATTCGGCAGAAAACGCGATATCTGCCAG aaACGATTTGAATCCCGCGAACGGTACGTACCCCATTGAAGCGTTGGGTCATCGGTCGCACGGAGCCACCGATGTTAAAGTTACTTCGAGCCAGCTATTCCAACAGTTGCAATTCAAAGCGGTTTCTGGCCCCACTCAAGGTAGTAACAATAGTTTAGGACCTTTTTGTTGGAGTAAATCGGATTTTAACGATAAAGTCAGTCATCTTGGTCAACCCgactgttttaattttaaaccagTATTACATCAATggtctttataa
- the LOC114121886 gene encoding putative phospholipase B-like 2, protein MSVKNIAIVAFLVSTAVIVTLSKLCSGDEDDQNQIFYAIADDDNNIRIRHTEDGRFVGKASYTRSLNVTGWDYLEILTSIKVDDATQAYTAGLLEGYVTADLINMYWQNIFQNFCDGRADLCVKLDKYLQTNKNWIMSQVTEKNELDAYWHQVGLIYKQLDGLYDGYKLNTKEGMQSLTWENFFWMNIQKDLFNLCDVFNSSHPHKKQFGAGSCSVLIKLLPGSKELIFSHVTENRYETMLRIQKRYRLNYKESKSSYQLVLGHDITFSSYPGCLYSMDDFYLISSGLAVTETTISVYNPQLWAYVQPIGQMMVFIRVMVANRLASDGLAWTKLFKQHNSGTYNSQWLVINYSLFRPGRKLPRRGLLYVLEQIPGLVETCDVTEPFTNQTYWASYNVPFLQMISKASGQDDMVKRYGNWFSYQDTPRARIFARDHVDVTDVPSMLRLMRSNDFRNDPESRCDSCVPPYSAENAISSRNDLNDKDGVYPFEALGYSNRGAIDAKVTSYITFKRLKFLAVSGPTWGTGGHLGGFCWSKSHAANVSHVGLPDCWNFKPKLHKWQWQN, encoded by the exons atgtctgtaAAAAATATCGCGATCGTCGCGTTTCTAGTGTCGACTGCGGTCATCGTGACGCTGTCAAAGCTGTGCTCGGGCGATGAAGACGACCAGAATCAGATATTTTACGCTATCGCCGAtgacgacaataatattaggatTCGACACACGGAAGACGGCAGATTCGTCGGTAAAGCTAGTTACACTCGGAGTTTAAACGTCACAGG ATGGGATTACCTAGAAATACTTACATCTATTAAAGTAGATGACGCAACCCAAGCCTATACTGCTGGTTTGTTGGAAGGATACGTCACCGCTGACTTAATTAACATGTAttggcaaaatatttttcaaaacttctGTGATGGTCGAGCTGATCTATGCGTAAAACTGGACAAATATTTGcagacaaataaaaattggattATGTCTCAAGTGACAGAGAAAAATGAATTGGACGCGTATTGGCATCAA GTTGGCCTCATATACAAGCAACTCGACGGGTTATACGATGGATATAAACTGAATACAAAAGAAGGAATGCAGTCTTTGACATGGGAAAATTTTTT TTGGATGAACATtcaaaaagatttatttaatttatgcgaTGTTTTTAATTCTTCGCACCCTCATAAAAAACAGTTTGGGGCTGGATCGTGTTCAgttcttataaaattactacctGGATCTAAAGAGTTGATCTTTTCTCACGTAACTGAGAAtcg gtacgaaACAATGTTGAGGATACAAAAGCGATATCGTCTTAATTACAAGGAAAGTAAATCGTCGTACCAGCTAGTTTTAGGCCACGACATAACATTTAGTTCATATCCCGGTTGTCTATACTCGATGGACGATTTTTACTTGATTTCTTCAGGTTTAGCAGTCACCGAAACCACTATTTCAGTTTACAATCCACAGCTATGGGCCTATGTTCAGCCAATTGGGCag ATGATGGTTTTCATTCGGGTGATGGTAGCGAATCGTCTTGCATCCGACGGATTGGCCTGGACGAAATTATTTAAGCAACATAACAGTGGCACTTATAACAGTCAATGGCTGGTGATAAATTATTCGCTGTTTCGACCAGGTCGCAAATTACCTCGGAGAGGGTTGCTTTACGTATTGGAACAAATACCCGGACTGGTCGAGACGTGTGACGTGACTGAACCGTTTACGAACCAGACGTACTGGGCTAGCTACAACGTGCCATTCTTACAGATGATATCCAAAGCCAGCGGTCAAGATGATATGGTGAAGCGATATGGAAATTG GTTTTCATACCAAGACACTCCTCGGGCTCGTATATTCGCTAGGGATCATGTCGATGTGACGGACGTGCCGAGTATGCTGCGCCTAATGCGATCTAATGATTTCAGAAATGATCCAGAGTCCAGGTGCGACTCTTGTGTTCCCCCGTATTCGGCTGAAAACGCCATTTCGTCCAG GAATGATTTAAATGACAAAGACGGAGTGTACCCATTTGAAGCACTTGGCTATTCTAATCGGGGTGCTATAGATGCAAAAGTAACGAGTTACATAACCTTCAAGAGGCTAAAATTTTTGGCTGTTTCCGGGCCAACTTGGGGCACAGGAGGACATCTTGGTGGATTCTGTTGGAGCAAATCACACGCGGCCAACGTTAGCCATGTTGGACTACCTGACTGTTGGAATTTCAAACCTAAATTACATAAGTGGCAGTGGCAAAACTAG
- the LOC114121895 gene encoding sesquipedalian-1-like has translation MKINEKNLSAYSTSTSPVDKEGWLCKRGELNKGYQKRWFVLKGNLLFYFDRKSDKEPLGVVILEGCSIELAENDDQFSFKIIFHGPNNRSYILGADSQESMEQWMKSLACASYDYMKFMVADLQRQLKELEESPVRVTLQVPNTQTSQKKESSGQSSPQPPPRGRNNPFNKPINSHQSPQRKDVVSFRKTFKELHNQLGRPILRDRNEWRFGLMKQELNTQEPLITL, from the exons ATGAAGATAAACGAGAAAAATTTATCAGCATATTCGACATCGACGTCACCCGTGGACAAAGAAGGATGGCTTTGCAAACGAGGAGAACTCAATAAAGGCTACCAGAAAAGATGGTTTGTTCTTAAAGGAAACTTGCTTTTCTATTTCGACCGGAAAAGTGATAAGGAGCCGCTCGGTGTTGTCATATTGGAAGGATGTAgcattg AGTTGGCTGAAAATGACGACCAGttcagttttaaaatcatttttcacgGTCCTAATAATAGGAGCTATATATTAGGAGCCGATAGCCAGGAGTCAATGGAACAGTGGATGAAATCATTGGCTTGTGCCAGTTATGATTACATGAAATTTATGGTGGCTGATTTACAAAGGCAACTTAAAGAATTAgaag AATCCCCTGTTCGAGTAACTCTTCAAGTACCAAATACTCAAAcatcacaaaaaaaagaatctAGTGGACAATCATCACCACAGCCACCTCCAAGAGGTCGTAATAATCCTTTCAATAAGCCAATCAATAGTCATCAATCTCCTCAGCGTAAAGATGTAGTTTCATTTCGAAAGACATTCAAAGAGCTGCACAATCAGCTTGGCAGACCTATACTTAGAGACAGGAACGAATGGAGGTTTGGATTGATGAAACAAGAATTAAACACTCAAGAACCACTTATTACATTATGA